The DNA segment CTGGCCAATGCGGTGAAGGCGACGCTGGGGCCGAGGGGTAGGAACGTACTTATAGAGAAGACCTTCGGCGCACCGGTGGTTACCAAGGACGGGGTCACCGTGGCCAAGGAGATAGAGCTTGAGGACAAGTTCGAGAACATGGGGGCGCAGATGGTAAAGGAGGTAGCGTCAAAGACCAGCGACGTGGCCGGGGACGGCACTACCACGGCGACGGTACTGGCGCAGGCCATATTCAGAGAGGGGATAAAGCTGGTGGCGGCAGGGCATGACCCGATGAAGCTGAAGAAGGGAATAGAAAAGTCAGTAGAGGTTGTAGTCGGAGAGATAAGAAAGCTCAGCAAGCAGGTGAAGGGAAGGAAGGAGATAGCCCAGGTGGCCACGGTATCGGCCAACGGGGACGAGACCATAGGAAACATAATAGCGGATGCGATGGAGAAGGTAGGGAAGGACGGGGTGATAACGGTGGAAGAGGGAAGGAGTTTGGAGACCACTCTAGAGGTGGTAGAGGGGATGCAGTTTGACCGTGGATATCTCAGTCCCTATTTTGTGACCAATCCGGAGAAGATGCAGGTGGAGTTGGACGAGCCTTACATACTGCTCTATGACAAGAAGATATCGGGGATGAAGGACTTGATACCGCTACTGGAGGAAGTAGCGAGGAGCGGTAAGCCGATATTGGTGGTGGCCGAGGACATAGAGGGGGAGGCGTTGGCGACGCTGGTGGTGAACAAGATAAGGGGGACGCTCAAGTGTGCGGCGGTGAAGGCGCCGGGATTTGGGGATCGGAGGAAGGCGATGTTAGAGGACATAGCGGTGCTGACCGGGGGGAGAGTGATAGCGGAGGAAGCGGGGATGAAGCTGGAAAATGCCAGCATAAAGGATATGGGTAGAGCGAAGAGGGTGATAATAGACAAGGACAACACGACCATAGTGAGCGGAGCGGGGAAGAAGCCGGAGATAGAGGGAAGGATAAGACAGATAAAGACGCAGATCGAGGAGAGCACTGGCGAATACGACCGGGAGAAGCTTCAGGAGAGGTTGGCGAAGCTGGCCGGGGGGGTGGCGGTAATCCGGGTAGGAGCGGCGACGGAGGCGGAGATGAAGGAGAAGAAGGCCCGGGTAGAGGATGCCCTGAATGCGACCAGGGCAGCAGTGGAAGAGGGGATAGTGCCTGGGGGAGGAGTAGCGTTCATCCGGGCGATAAAGGGGTTAGACAACCTGACGGAGGTAGACGATGAGGAGAGAGCGGGGGTGAACATAGTAAAGAAGGTGCTGGAGGAGCCGCTCCGGGAGATAGCGAGCAATGCTGGATGGGACGGGTCGATAGTGGTAGAGAAGGTGAAGGAGGGGAAGGGTTCGCATGGATTTGATGCGGCCAGGCTGGAGTATTGTGATTTAGTGGAAGCGGGGATAGTGGACCCGACCAAGGTAGCCCGGAGTGCGCTACAGAATGCGGCGAGCGTAGCCGGGTTGTTATTGACCACGGAGGCCCTGGTTGCCGAAAAACCCAAGAAGAAAGATGACCTCGGCCCTGGTGCCATGCCGCCAGGCGGTATGGGAGACTTTTAATATATCACCTTAGAAATGCGGATTAAAAGCGGGCACTCTCTTCGGAGGATGTCCGCTTTTTTCTTTTCTTAATTAACCAAGAATGAAAATGAGCAGTATGCAGGACATGGTACACGATATAAGATGCACGATGCAGGATACACGGTAGAAAAAATTTCTTTAATCATGAATCGTGGATCATGCATCATGAATCTTGCATCGTTCGACTGAGCTCACGACGAAGTCTTGGGTCGTCTTTCGTGGCTAAATAGTAAAATCCTTGTATCACCGAATAAGCCGTGTTATCTTACCCAACATGCTTAATTTCATTTCTCTGAAGCCTCAAATAAATAAAATGATCGAGGAAAAGAAGGGCTTGGAGGAGCATTCCTTAGAGAAGATAAGCCTCTCCCTGAGCGAGCTTAAACTCAGGTCAAAAAAGTGGGAAGAACTTTCCCAAAAAGTAAAACTAAGTAAGACATCCTGGTTACTGGCCGGCGTTCTCGGCCCTCTCGATAATACCTATTTCCTTCCTATTCGTCCTCAAACCTGCACCGTTATAGCTTCGGATGGCTCTCAGATATTTCCCAACAGGCATGAAGCGCTGCCCTGCTACCTGATCAATATCGGTTCGGCAGTACTTCACTACGGGGAAGAGGGAAAAGCTAAACTCAACTCCTATCCCAAGTTTTTTTATAAAGACGAGGATCGGCTGGTTATCTGGGATGGAAGGAGGATTCCGGCCGATAGCTCGGTAATATCCGAAAGAAGGGCCTTGATGGAGTTTCAGGAGCTGCTGAGACTGGCGGATGAGAATAAAAACCTGGGAAATACGGTAGCCATTTGTGACGGTACC comes from the Thermodesulfobacteriota bacterium genome and includes:
- the groL gene encoding chaperonin GroEL (60 kDa chaperone family; promotes refolding of misfolded polypeptides especially under stressful conditions; forms two stacked rings of heptamers to form a barrel-shaped 14mer; ends can be capped by GroES; misfolded proteins enter the barrel where they are refolded when GroES binds) codes for the protein LANAVKATLGPRGRNVLIEKTFGAPVVTKDGVTVAKEIELEDKFENMGAQMVKEVASKTSDVAGDGTTTATVLAQAIFREGIKLVAAGHDPMKLKKGIEKSVEVVVGEIRKLSKQVKGRKEIAQVATVSANGDETIGNIIADAMEKVGKDGVITVEEGRSLETTLEVVEGMQFDRGYLSPYFVTNPEKMQVELDEPYILLYDKKISGMKDLIPLLEEVARSGKPILVVAEDIEGEALATLVVNKIRGTLKCAAVKAPGFGDRRKAMLEDIAVLTGGRVIAEEAGMKLENASIKDMGRAKRVIIDKDNTTIVSGAGKKPEIEGRIRQIKTQIEESTGEYDREKLQERLAKLAGGVAVIRVGAATEAEMKEKKARVEDALNATRAAVEEGIVPGGGVAFIRAIKGLDNLTEVDDEERAGVNIVKKVLEEPLREIASNAGWDGSIVVEKVKEGKGSHGFDAARLEYCDLVEAGIVDPTKVARSALQNAASVAGLLLTTEALVAEKPKKKDDLGPGAMPPGGMGDF